One stretch of uncultured Methanobrevibacter sp. DNA includes these proteins:
- the glyS gene encoding glycine--tRNA ligase, whose amino-acid sequence MNHDKMSNISAKRGFLWPSFEIYSGVSGFTDYGPLGASLKNNIMQKWRKQYVSGEGFYEIEGPTVMPKEVLKASGHVDNFTDPMCKCENCGEVFRADHIIEEVIGEDVESLENEELDQIVIDNNIRCPECEGELSKIWNYNLMFKTEIGAKGDKVGYMRPETAQGIFILFKRLERFFRGKLPFGAVQLGKAYRNEISPRQGVIRLREFTQAEAEIFLNPKDKTHPKFSQIEDVVLRLNSQEVQENNLEPLEITAREALDKGIVANEMLIYQLYLARKFLTEIGIPEDVLRFRQHLAGEMAHYALDCWDVEVNTDKYGWVEIIGIADRGDYDLSSHSKFSNDELNVFVEYDEPKKVQKTVVKPNLSKFGPIFKGDSPKVKQAIEEADVNEIKEAIEKEGKFTVTLDKEYEVTEDLLIFEDVEEEITGEKITPHVIEPSFGIDRITYSVLLHSFTETEGKDYFKFNKSVAPVQVGIFPLVNKEGPREIAQELTENLRMAGFTVEYDASGTIGKRYARADEIGIPLAVTVDFDSLEDNQVTVRDRDSEAQERIAISELEEYLEKYYK is encoded by the coding sequence ATGAATCATGATAAAATGTCAAATATTAGTGCAAAAAGAGGATTTTTATGGCCATCATTTGAGATTTACTCAGGAGTATCCGGTTTTACAGATTACGGACCTCTCGGAGCAAGCTTAAAAAATAACATTATGCAAAAATGGAGAAAACAATACGTTTCAGGTGAAGGATTCTACGAAATTGAAGGTCCTACTGTAATGCCTAAAGAAGTTCTAAAAGCATCAGGACATGTCGATAACTTTACAGACCCAATGTGTAAATGTGAAAACTGTGGAGAAGTTTTCAGAGCAGACCACATCATTGAAGAAGTTATTGGTGAAGATGTGGAAAGCCTTGAAAACGAAGAGCTTGACCAAATAGTTATTGACAATAACATAAGATGTCCTGAATGTGAAGGAGAATTATCCAAAATCTGGAATTATAACCTCATGTTTAAAACAGAAATTGGAGCTAAAGGAGATAAAGTAGGGTATATGAGACCTGAAACCGCACAAGGAATCTTCATTTTATTTAAAAGATTGGAAAGATTTTTCAGAGGAAAATTGCCATTTGGTGCAGTACAACTTGGAAAAGCATACAGAAATGAAATATCTCCTAGACAAGGAGTTATAAGGCTTAGAGAATTCACACAAGCTGAAGCAGAAATCTTTTTAAATCCTAAAGATAAGACTCATCCTAAATTTTCACAAATCGAAGATGTGGTATTGCGCTTAAATTCACAGGAAGTACAGGAAAATAATTTAGAGCCTTTAGAAATTACTGCACGTGAAGCACTTGACAAAGGAATTGTAGCCAATGAGATGTTAATCTACCAGTTATATTTGGCTCGCAAATTCTTAACTGAAATTGGAATTCCTGAAGATGTTTTAAGATTCAGACAGCATTTAGCAGGAGAAATGGCTCACTATGCCCTTGACTGCTGGGATGTTGAAGTCAATACCGACAAATACGGTTGGGTTGAAATTATCGGAATAGCCGATAGGGGAGATTATGATTTATCATCACATTCAAAATTCAGTAATGATGAATTAAACGTTTTTGTAGAATATGACGAACCTAAAAAAGTCCAAAAGACTGTCGTTAAACCTAATTTATCCAAATTTGGACCAATATTTAAAGGAGACTCTCCTAAAGTAAAACAGGCTATTGAAGAAGCTGATGTTAATGAAATCAAAGAAGCTATTGAAAAAGAAGGCAAATTTACAGTAACATTAGATAAAGAGTATGAAGTAACTGAAGACTTGCTTATCTTTGAAGATGTTGAAGAAGAAATAACCGGTGAGAAAATTACACCTCACGTTATTGAACCTTCATTCGGTATTGACCGTATTACATATTCAGTATTATTACATTCATTTACTGAAACTGAAGGTAAAGATTACTTCAAATTTAATAAATCAGTAGCTCCCGTACAGGTTGGAATTTTCCCACTTGTAAACAAAGAAGGACCTCGTGAAATTGCTCAGGAATTAACTGAAAACTTAAGAATGGCAGGATTTACCGTTGAATATGATGCAAGCGGAACCATCGGTAAAAGATATGCAAGAGCAGATGAAATTGGTATTCCTCTTGCTGTAACAGTTGATTTTGACTCTCTTGAAGACAATCAGGTAACTGTAAGAGACAGAGACAGTGAAGCTCAAGAAAGAATAGCAATCAGCGAGTTAGAAGAATATCTTGAAAAATATTATAAATGA
- a CDS encoding winged helix-turn-helix domain-containing protein — MIDNIECIEHLDTIFEDVKFTANSFVRLKVLATLYERPRNMKEMTDVTGLSYSSVSSTMHDLEIKGWVYREHNKYFLTNSAGVRIGNVLEMDKTLLLLNEFFNILQGHIVDMVPYESILEFHVLQTATLMESSGVDAYRTFHFIENCLYDAEFVKCVIPIFYEPYFDILSNIISVGNDVEIYVPEKLLNSFERKSGIECLKPFDESTSFLLIITDKVMILGFFMDNGYFDQTRILTSNNEDSLIWANNLFKSLNINEF; from the coding sequence ATGATAGATAATATAGAATGTATAGAACATCTCGATACAATATTTGAAGACGTAAAATTCACGGCAAACTCATTTGTAAGGTTAAAAGTATTGGCAACTTTGTATGAACGTCCTAGAAACATGAAAGAAATGACTGATGTGACAGGATTGAGTTATAGTTCTGTTTCAAGCACTATGCATGATTTAGAAATCAAAGGATGGGTTTACAGAGAACATAATAAATATTTCTTAACAAACTCTGCTGGAGTACGCATAGGAAATGTTTTGGAAATGGACAAGACTCTGTTATTATTAAATGAATTCTTTAATATTTTGCAGGGCCATATTGTTGATATGGTTCCTTATGAATCAATATTGGAATTCCATGTACTTCAAACAGCCACGTTAATGGAATCTAGTGGTGTTGATGCATACAGAACATTCCATTTTATTGAAAATTGTTTATATGATGCGGAATTTGTAAAATGTGTAATTCCTATTTTTTATGAACCTTATTTCGATATATTAAGTAATATTATTTCTGTCGGAAATGATGTTGAAATATATGTTCCTGAAAAACTTTTAAACAGTTTTGAGAGAAAATCAGGCATTGAATGTCTAAAGCCATTTGATGAATCGACTTCATTCTTATTGATTATTACAGATAAGGTAATGATTTTGGGATTTTTCATGGATAATGGTTATTTTGATCAGACAAGAATTTTAACCTCGAATAATGAGGATTCTCTTATTTGGGCTAACAATCTCTTTAAAAGTTTAAATATAAATGAGTTTTGA
- a CDS encoding TatD family hydrolase, producing the protein MIDTHMHADSRSSEDFEKMYLSGIDQAITCSYYPYKIDNETILLNHLNRILEYDTKRAGEYGLDLKVSLGIHPTNSIENPEIIYENLYEWIENDQIVAIGEIGLEDLTECEIATFKKQLDIADETNSKVIIHTPRKNKKDVLNKILEIIPNHMDEKNAVVDHINPNVVDDAINTDCMLGLTVQPQKMDTKEAIAILDEYGFDKFLLNSDISNKPSDPLSVPKTIRQLTKLGYASEDIEKVSHKNAQKFFKI; encoded by the coding sequence ATGATTGACACCCATATGCATGCAGACTCCAGAAGCAGCGAAGATTTTGAAAAGATGTATTTATCAGGAATTGATCAGGCAATAACCTGCAGTTATTATCCATATAAAATTGATAATGAAACAATACTCCTAAATCATCTAAACAGAATTCTAGAATATGACACAAAAAGGGCCGGAGAATATGGTCTTGACTTAAAGGTATCATTGGGAATACATCCGACAAATTCAATAGAAAATCCTGAAATAATCTACGAAAATTTATATGAATGGATTGAAAACGACCAGATAGTTGCTATCGGGGAAATTGGTCTTGAAGATTTAACAGAGTGTGAAATAGCAACTTTTAAAAAACAGCTTGACATTGCCGATGAAACAAATTCCAAAGTCATTATCCACACCCCCAGAAAAAATAAAAAGGATGTTTTGAATAAAATTCTGGAAATTATACCAAACCACATGGATGAAAAAAATGCGGTTGTTGACCACATTAATCCCAACGTCGTGGATGATGCAATAAACACCGATTGCATGTTAGGTTTAACAGTACAACCTCAAAAGATGGACACAAAAGAGGCAATTGCTATTTTAGACGAATACGGATTTGATAAATTTTTATTGAATAGTGATATCAGCAACAAACCTTCAGATCCCCTGTCTGTTCCAAAAACCATCAGACAACTAACAAAATTAGGTTATGCCAGTGAAGACATTGAAAAAGTATCACATAAAAATGCTCAAAAATTCTTTAAAATTTAA
- a CDS encoding Ig-like domain-containing protein gives MDNNKIIIILLIVIIAILAIGMAVMFSGNLFKEDCKLNIKCNESMKKGDEIIVRLVNTNKTAIANKDIVLNLVNGNNTKKYNLTTDESGRATLKLSKLDEGNYTINCSFKGDNKYNPTSSNKKFSYKEEASASVSSVDPVDANRPVNNPKYKGYTPNHESEVLNDGWNPRQHEVSRQKNPDGTIRIQYDDNYFRICDENGYVITYGYGG, from the coding sequence ATGGACAATAATAAGATAATAATCATATTACTTATTGTAATTATAGCCATACTTGCAATAGGAATGGCAGTAATGTTTTCAGGAAATCTATTCAAAGAGGATTGTAAACTGAACATTAAATGTAATGAAAGTATGAAAAAAGGTGATGAAATCATAGTTAGATTAGTAAATACCAACAAAACTGCGATTGCAAATAAAGATATTGTTTTAAATCTGGTTAATGGAAACAATACCAAAAAATATAATCTGACTACAGATGAAAGCGGCAGAGCAACATTGAAACTAAGCAAATTGGATGAGGGGAACTACACTATCAACTGCAGCTTCAAAGGAGATAACAAATATAATCCAACATCATCCAATAAAAAATTCTCATATAAAGAGGAGGCAAGTGCATCTGTTAGCTCTGTAGATCCGGTTGATGCAAACCGCCCAGTAAACAATCCTAAATACAAAGGATATACTCCAAACCATGAAAGCGAAGTTCTAAATGATGGCTGGAATCCTAGACAGCATGAGGTATCACGCCAAAAAAATCCTGATGGAACAATAAGAATCCAATACGATGACAATTATTTCCGTATTTGCGATGAAAATGGATACGTAATCACATACGGTTACGGAGGATAG
- a CDS encoding TDT family transporter, producing MSLIKNIPIPICGLILALLSLGNLAQDIHPYLKYVFGSVGAIFLILIILKIVFYPQSIKEDFKNPVIVSSSGTFSMSLMILSTYLIQFNSTIAYTLWIIGIALHILLMIFFTHRFIIHNFNISNVYPSYWIVFVGITMGAITSNIHDVTEVGFVFFTIGFIAMLITLPLVIYRYLKEPTVPDGNKPLICIFTAVISILIVGYLNSAPSISNEFLLVLYVIACAFYIFALAKFIEYRNLNFYPSFAAFSFPFVISALATKGILANLKINFLSIILKIEMAIAIIIVLYVLIRYLKFLKIVGSRN from the coding sequence ATGAGTTTAATTAAAAATATCCCCATTCCAATTTGTGGATTAATTCTTGCACTATTATCACTTGGTAATCTGGCACAAGATATTCATCCTTATTTAAAATATGTTTTTGGAAGTGTTGGTGCGATATTTTTAATTTTAATTATTTTAAAAATAGTTTTTTATCCTCAAAGCATTAAAGAAGACTTTAAAAATCCGGTGATAGTGAGCAGTTCGGGCACTTTTTCTATGAGTTTAATGATTCTATCTACATATCTCATACAATTTAACTCAACTATCGCATATACTCTATGGATTATTGGAATAGCTTTGCACATTCTGCTAATGATTTTCTTTACCCATCGTTTTATTATCCATAATTTCAATATTTCAAATGTCTATCCTAGCTACTGGATAGTTTTTGTCGGAATCACCATGGGTGCAATAACTTCAAACATTCATGATGTGACTGAAGTAGGATTTGTTTTTTTCACAATAGGTTTTATAGCCATGCTGATTACCCTACCGTTAGTAATCTATAGATATTTAAAGGAACCAACAGTTCCTGATGGAAATAAGCCTTTAATATGCATTTTTACCGCAGTGATTAGCATATTGATTGTAGGATACCTCAATTCAGCCCCGTCAATATCAAATGAATTCCTGTTAGTATTATATGTTATTGCATGTGCATTTTACATATTTGCACTTGCAAAATTCATCGAATACAGAAATCTTAATTTTTATCCCAGTTTTGCAGCATTTTCATTTCCATTTGTAATAAGCGCACTTGCAACAAAAGGAATTCTAGCAAATCTCAAAATCAATTTCCTAAGTATAATATTAAAAATAGAAATGGCCATAGCCATTATAATCGTTTTATATGTTTTAATAAGATATCTGAAATTTTTAAAAATAGTTGGAAGTAGAAATTAA
- a CDS encoding cell division protein SepF, with translation MSFMDNLKRSLGYEEEETNHQDDKREESALSNLSEMFNNLVKPKEDSNNTHQHPHQQYAAQQRQTQTQTQTQSPRQAPTPSYDDYDDYVITPEQSLYEIVLIRPKTIDDINYMIDQVLEGNNPVILDLSFLAKESAANFKLAGEKIKQMRSQYGVQALLLARTDDKDLIIVSPKKVRIINKG, from the coding sequence ATGAGTTTCATGGATAATTTGAAAAGAAGTTTAGGTTATGAAGAAGAGGAAACAAATCATCAGGATGATAAAAGAGAAGAAAGTGCACTTTCAAATTTATCTGAAATGTTTAACAATCTTGTAAAACCTAAAGAAGACAGTAATAATACCCATCAACATCCTCATCAACAATATGCGGCTCAACAAAGACAAACTCAAACTCAAACTCAAACTCAAAGTCCTCGTCAGGCACCAACTCCCTCTTATGACGATTATGATGATTATGTTATAACTCCTGAGCAATCATTATATGAGATTGTTTTAATCAGGCCAAAAACTATTGATGATATAAATTATATGATTGACCAGGTGCTTGAAGGAAATAATCCTGTAATTTTGGACTTGTCCTTTTTAGCAAAGGAAAGTGCTGCTAATTTTAAATTAGCTGGAGAAAAAATTAAACAAATGAGATCTCAATATGGGGTTCAGGCATTACTGCTTGCAAGAACCGATGATAAGGATTTAATAATTGTCTCTCCTAAAAAAGTAAGAATTATCAATAAAGGTTAA